From the genome of Amycolatopsis sp. NBC_01488, one region includes:
- the groL gene encoding chaperonin GroEL (60 kDa chaperone family; promotes refolding of misfolded polypeptides especially under stressful conditions; forms two stacked rings of heptamers to form a barrel-shaped 14mer; ends can be capped by GroES; misfolded proteins enter the barrel where they are refolded when GroES binds) — protein MAKELRFSVDARRQLELGVNTLADAVKVTLGPKGRNAVLEKLTGPPTITNDGVTIAREVQLREPFANMGAQLVKEVAMKTNGVVGDGTTTATVLAQAMVREGLAALGEGANPMRVRRGIEETVEAIVEWLRKSATAVTGEAELERIATLAASDDERIGRVIAQALTAVGRQGVVEVEESDDPGLSVELVDGIEFDHGYTSPYMVTDRERMEASFDSPVILLTDRKISQVQELMPTVEAARRAGRPLVILAENVDGPALQLVVSGNVHGTFPAVVVRAPGFGHRRLAELEDLAAALGGRVVSEDSGISLTDVTERDLGRCEHITITEDTTTIIGGAGDEAAVRARIGQLSKQLERARIEHDQDSLRLRIARLSGRVAVVRVGAATSVELKERMLRVEDSLAAARAALEEGVVTGGGAALAQAATSVELPDLDGDAAQGREIVRRALGEPLHWIAENAGYDGAAVLERVAGLDSGHGFDALTGTYCDLFAVGVIDPLKVTRSALESAASIAALLITTETAVVEEVLVNPGAIIAPGVGDLAEGMVRPSNIY, from the coding sequence ATGGCGAAAGAGCTGCGGTTCAGCGTCGATGCGCGGCGTCAGCTGGAGCTGGGCGTCAACACCCTGGCCGACGCGGTCAAGGTCACGCTCGGCCCGAAGGGGCGCAACGCGGTGCTGGAGAAGCTGACCGGCCCACCGACCATCACCAACGACGGCGTGACGATCGCCCGGGAGGTCCAGCTGCGGGAGCCCTTCGCCAACATGGGTGCCCAGCTGGTCAAGGAAGTCGCGATGAAGACCAACGGCGTGGTCGGGGACGGGACGACCACGGCAACGGTCCTCGCCCAGGCGATGGTGCGGGAGGGCTTGGCCGCACTCGGCGAAGGCGCGAACCCGATGCGGGTGCGCCGCGGCATCGAGGAGACCGTCGAGGCGATCGTCGAATGGCTGCGCAAGTCCGCGACCGCGGTCACCGGCGAGGCGGAGCTGGAGCGGATCGCGACCCTGGCGGCCAGCGACGACGAGCGGATCGGCCGCGTGATCGCGCAGGCGCTGACCGCGGTCGGCCGGCAGGGCGTCGTCGAGGTGGAGGAGTCCGACGACCCGGGGCTGAGCGTCGAGCTGGTCGACGGGATCGAGTTCGACCACGGCTACACCTCGCCGTACATGGTCACCGACCGGGAGCGGATGGAGGCGAGCTTCGACAGTCCGGTCATCCTGCTGACCGACCGGAAGATCAGCCAGGTCCAGGAGCTGATGCCCACCGTCGAGGCGGCCCGCCGGGCCGGCCGGCCGCTGGTGATCCTCGCGGAGAACGTCGACGGCCCGGCGCTGCAGCTGGTCGTGAGCGGCAACGTCCACGGCACCTTCCCCGCGGTCGTCGTCCGCGCGCCCGGCTTCGGGCACCGGCGCCTAGCCGAGCTGGAGGACCTGGCCGCGGCCCTCGGCGGCCGGGTCGTCAGCGAGGACTCCGGGATCAGCCTCACCGACGTCACCGAGCGGGACCTCGGCCGGTGCGAGCACATCACCATCACCGAGGACACGACCACCATCATCGGCGGAGCCGGCGACGAGGCCGCCGTGCGGGCCCGCATCGGCCAGCTTTCGAAGCAGCTGGAGCGAGCCCGGATCGAACACGACCAGGACAGCCTCCGGCTGCGCATCGCCCGGCTTTCGGGCCGGGTCGCCGTCGTCCGGGTGGGCGCGGCGACCAGCGTCGAGCTCAAGGAGCGGATGCTGCGCGTCGAGGACTCGCTGGCCGCGGCGCGGGCGGCGCTCGAGGAAGGCGTGGTCACCGGCGGCGGTGCCGCGCTGGCGCAGGCCGCGACCTCCGTCGAGCTGCCCGACCTCGACGGCGACGCGGCGCAAGGGCGCGAAATCGTGCGCCGGGCGCTCGGCGAGCCGCTGCACTGGATCGCGGAGAACGCCGGCTACGACGGTGCCGCGGTCTTGGAACGGGTGGCCGGCCTGGACAGCGGCCACGGGTTCGACGCCCTCACCGGGACGTACTGCGACCTCTTCGCGGTGGGGGTCATCGACCCGCTCAAGGTGACCCGCTCGGCCCTCGAGAGCGCGGCCTCCATCGCGGCCCTGCTGATCACGACCGAGACCGCGGTCGTCGA
- a CDS encoding NAD(P)-dependent alcohol dehydrogenase, producing the protein MKAVQVTGYHHDLQLHDVGEPKITGPLDVVVRVGAAGVCRTDLHILEGQWAEKTGVALPYTIGHENAGWVHAVGDAVTNVAVGDKVILHPLVTCGLCRACRLGDDVHCENSRFPGIDTDGGYAEYLLTSARSCVKLADNLEPADVAALADAGLTAQHAAAKAAKVLRPGDVCVVIGAGGLGHIGIQCLKAMSAATLVVVDRNPAALELASQVGADVTVVADGSHVEKVRELTGGHGAEAVLDFVGESGSTSEGVRMLRRAGNYYVIGYGENLDIPTIDIISTEINFLGNLVGSYTDLQDLMVLAAQGKVKLHTAQYRLEQFQQAIDDLSAGKVRGRAILIP; encoded by the coding sequence ATGAAAGCCGTCCAGGTCACCGGGTACCACCACGACCTCCAGCTGCACGACGTCGGGGAACCCAAGATCACCGGCCCGCTGGACGTCGTGGTCCGGGTGGGCGCCGCCGGGGTGTGCCGGACCGACCTCCACATCCTCGAAGGCCAGTGGGCGGAGAAGACCGGCGTCGCCCTGCCCTACACGATCGGCCACGAGAACGCCGGGTGGGTGCACGCGGTCGGCGACGCGGTCACGAACGTCGCGGTGGGGGACAAGGTGATCCTCCACCCGCTGGTGACGTGCGGCCTGTGCCGGGCCTGCCGCCTCGGCGACGACGTCCACTGCGAGAACTCGCGGTTCCCGGGGATCGACACCGACGGCGGGTACGCCGAGTACCTGCTGACGTCGGCGCGGTCCTGCGTCAAGCTGGCCGACAACCTCGAGCCCGCCGACGTCGCCGCTCTCGCCGACGCCGGGCTCACCGCCCAGCACGCCGCGGCGAAGGCCGCGAAGGTGCTGCGTCCCGGCGACGTCTGCGTCGTCATCGGCGCGGGCGGGCTCGGCCACATCGGCATCCAGTGCCTGAAGGCGATGAGCGCGGCGACGCTCGTCGTGGTCGACCGCAATCCGGCGGCCCTCGAGCTGGCTTCCCAGGTCGGCGCCGACGTCACGGTCGTCGCCGACGGCTCCCACGTCGAGAAGGTCCGGGAGCTGACCGGCGGCCACGGCGCGGAGGCGGTCCTCGACTTCGTCGGCGAAAGCGGATCGACGTCCGAGGGCGTCCGGATGCTGCGTCGCGCGGGGAACTACTACGTCATCGGATACGGCGAAAACCTCGACATCCCGACCATCGACATCATCTCCACCGAAATCAATTTTCTCGGCAACCTGGTCGGCTCCTACACGGATCTGCAGGACCTGATGGTCCTCGCCGCGCAGGGCAAGGTGAAGCTGCACACCGCCCAGTACCGCCTCGAACAGTTTCAGCAAGCGATCGACGATCTCAGCGCGGGCAAGGTCCGCGGCCGGGCCATTCTCATCCCCTGA
- a CDS encoding iron-sulfur cluster assembly protein — protein sequence MTATVVSVEAEILSALSTVYDPELDQPVTELGFVRSVAVDDDGVEVHLRLPTAFCAPNFAYLMVSDAHDALTAVPGLGRIRVILDDHHDSEKINRGMAAAAGYVGTFGVEAEDNLDELRRTFQRKAHLAAIERCCRPVLAAGAWTLEELPLLELFDLPEGPLKSALLRRREAIGLPTDSHSRVLVDHDGTPVAKSDAALWLRLAAATRVSIEGNAHFCRGLLATRYAEVGLVVSNTRSRS from the coding sequence ATGACCGCCACCGTCGTGTCCGTGGAGGCCGAGATCCTGTCGGCACTGTCCACTGTGTACGACCCGGAGCTCGATCAGCCGGTGACCGAGCTGGGCTTCGTCCGCTCGGTGGCCGTCGACGACGACGGCGTGGAGGTGCACCTGCGCCTCCCCACCGCGTTCTGCGCGCCCAACTTCGCCTACCTGATGGTGTCCGACGCCCACGACGCGCTGACGGCGGTGCCCGGGCTGGGCCGGATCCGGGTGATCCTGGACGACCACCACGACTCGGAGAAGATCAACCGCGGGATGGCCGCCGCGGCCGGTTACGTCGGCACGTTCGGCGTCGAAGCCGAGGACAACCTGGACGAGCTGCGCCGCACCTTCCAGCGGAAGGCGCACCTCGCCGCGATCGAGCGGTGCTGCCGTCCGGTGCTGGCGGCGGGTGCCTGGACGCTCGAAGAGCTGCCGCTGCTGGAGCTGTTCGACCTGCCGGAAGGCCCGCTGAAGTCGGCGTTGCTGCGGCGGCGGGAAGCCATCGGCCTGCCGACGGACTCGCACTCGCGCGTGCTGGTCGACCACGACGGCACCCCGGTCGCGAAGTCCGACGCCGCGTTGTGGCTGCGCCTCGCCGCCGCCACGCGCGTGTCCATCGAGGGCAATGCGCATTTCTGCCGCGGCCTGCTGGCCACCCGCTACGCCGAGGTGGGCCTCGTCGTCTCGAACACCAGGAGCCGTTCATGA
- a CDS encoding amidohydrolase family protein gives MYEKDGEKYFIVDAHIALWDARFENQLNVHGKQFIDCFYDYHRNLSPEEVVWDYDTYTYYGGDRLMKDLFQDGYVDHAIFQPARLGEFYKNGFGQTEEALALTAGNPGKLTYNHNWDPRFEQAGLEQLRRDAERMNLKGVKLYTAEWHGDSRGYKLDDPWTRRYLEECIKLGIKNIHVHKGPTIRPLDRDAFDVADVDKVATDYTELNFIVEHVGLPRLEDFCWIATQESNVYGGLAVAMPFIHTRPKYFAQIIGELLYWIGEDKILFSSDYALWTPKWLIERFVDFQIPEELSEYPAITTAQKKKILGLNAAALYDLDVPEHLRLPATAGAR, from the coding sequence ATGTATGAGAAGGACGGCGAGAAGTACTTCATCGTCGATGCGCACATCGCGCTCTGGGACGCCCGGTTCGAGAACCAGCTGAACGTCCACGGCAAGCAGTTCATCGACTGCTTCTACGACTACCACCGGAACCTCAGCCCCGAGGAGGTCGTCTGGGACTACGACACCTACACTTACTACGGCGGCGACCGCCTGATGAAGGACCTCTTCCAGGACGGCTACGTCGACCACGCCATCTTCCAGCCGGCGCGGCTCGGCGAGTTCTACAAGAACGGGTTCGGGCAGACGGAGGAGGCGCTCGCCCTCACGGCCGGCAACCCGGGCAAGCTGACCTACAACCACAACTGGGACCCCCGGTTCGAGCAGGCCGGCCTGGAGCAGCTGCGCCGGGACGCCGAGCGGATGAACCTCAAGGGCGTCAAGCTCTACACGGCCGAGTGGCACGGCGACTCGCGCGGCTACAAGCTCGACGACCCGTGGACGCGCCGCTACCTCGAAGAGTGCATCAAGCTCGGGATCAAGAACATCCACGTCCACAAGGGACCGACGATCCGCCCGCTCGACCGGGACGCCTTCGACGTCGCCGACGTCGACAAGGTCGCCACCGACTACACCGAACTGAACTTCATCGTCGAGCACGTCGGGCTGCCGCGCCTGGAGGACTTCTGCTGGATCGCGACCCAGGAGTCGAACGTCTACGGCGGACTGGCCGTCGCGATGCCCTTCATCCACACGCGGCCGAAGTACTTCGCCCAGATCATCGGGGAGCTGCTGTACTGGATCGGCGAGGACAAGATCCTTTTCTCGAGCGACTACGCGCTGTGGACGCCGAAGTGGCTCATCGAGCGGTTCGTGGACTTCCAGATCCCCGAAGAGCTGTCCGAGTACCCGGCGATCACCACGGCGCAGAAGAAGAAGATCCTCGGGCTCAACGCGGCCGCGCTGTACGACCTCGACGTGCCCGAGCACCTCCGGCTGCCCGCGACGGCCGGTGCGCGATGA
- the mimD gene encoding propane 2-monooxygenase effector subunit MimD, with amino-acid sequence MCGVTLMNTPIGRVVADVMGAKDGVTLVEYPSMIRVDGTRLLEFDYDELTDALGQPFDGSIFEEISSTHYGRMVHLDDRTLLFANPEDAAEYIGFDLSAHG; translated from the coding sequence ATGTGCGGCGTCACCCTGATGAACACCCCGATCGGCCGCGTGGTCGCCGACGTGATGGGCGCCAAGGACGGCGTCACCCTCGTCGAGTACCCGTCCATGATCCGCGTCGACGGCACCAGGCTCCTGGAGTTCGACTACGACGAGCTGACCGACGCACTCGGCCAGCCCTTCGACGGCTCGATCTTCGAAGAGATCAGCTCCACCCACTACGGCCGCATGGTGCACCTCGACGACCGCACCCTGCTCTTCGCCAACCCGGAGGACGCCGCCGAGTACATCGGCTTCGACCTCTCCGCGCACGGCTGA
- a CDS encoding aromatic/alkene monooxygenase hydroxylase subunit beta, producing the protein MATPAPKVRSFPKVEFTDSEAGALDFPSSKSRTFTYFKPAKLRATVYEDVTVDVQPDPDRHLSQGWIYGFGDGPGGYPPEWTKAKSSNWHAFLDPNEEWEQTIFRNNSAVVRQVSLGLENAKRANAYGNWNPAWQKFIARNLGAWMHAENGMALHVFTSIQRSGPTNMINTAVAVNAAHKMRFAQDLALFNLDLSESLDTFDGEVHKEVWQSAEEWQPTRRVVEELTAVGDWAELLFGTNVVFEQLVGQLFRSELVMQISAKNGDYITPTIVGTGEYDYSRDLAYTRSLFQLLTRDDEFGAGNKELFGQWLSTWVPRCLDAALALQPIWSQPAEKTCTFADSLGATKEKFAQLLGEIGLDVPKELDQ; encoded by the coding sequence ATGGCAACACCCGCGCCCAAGGTGCGCAGCTTCCCGAAGGTGGAGTTCACCGACTCCGAAGCCGGCGCCCTGGACTTCCCCAGCTCCAAGAGCCGGACCTTCACCTACTTCAAGCCGGCCAAGCTCCGGGCGACCGTGTACGAGGACGTGACCGTCGACGTCCAGCCGGACCCGGACCGGCACCTGTCCCAGGGCTGGATCTACGGCTTCGGCGACGGGCCCGGCGGCTACCCGCCGGAGTGGACCAAGGCGAAGTCCTCGAACTGGCACGCCTTCCTCGACCCCAACGAGGAATGGGAACAGACCATCTTCCGCAACAACTCCGCGGTGGTGCGTCAGGTTTCCCTCGGGCTCGAGAACGCCAAACGCGCCAATGCCTACGGCAACTGGAACCCCGCCTGGCAGAAGTTCATCGCCCGCAACCTGGGCGCCTGGATGCACGCCGAGAACGGCATGGCGCTGCACGTCTTCACGTCGATCCAGCGCTCCGGCCCGACGAACATGATCAACACCGCGGTGGCCGTCAACGCCGCCCACAAGATGCGGTTCGCCCAGGACCTCGCGCTGTTCAACCTCGACCTGTCCGAGTCACTGGACACCTTCGACGGCGAGGTCCACAAGGAGGTCTGGCAGTCGGCCGAGGAGTGGCAGCCCACCCGGCGGGTCGTCGAGGAGCTCACCGCGGTCGGTGACTGGGCCGAGCTCCTGTTCGGCACCAACGTCGTCTTCGAGCAGCTCGTCGGCCAGCTCTTCCGGTCCGAGCTGGTGATGCAGATCTCCGCGAAGAACGGCGACTACATCACGCCGACCATCGTCGGCACCGGCGAGTACGACTACAGCCGCGACCTCGCCTACACCCGGTCCCTCTTTCAGCTGCTCACCCGGGACGACGAGTTCGGTGCGGGCAACAAGGAGCTGTTCGGCCAGTGGCTCTCGACGTGGGTGCCGCGGTGCCTGGACGCCGCGCTCGCGCTGCAGCCGATCTGGTCGCAGCCGGCGGAGAAGACGTGCACGTTCGCCGACTCGCTCGGCGCGACCAAGGAGAAGTTCGCCCAGCTGCTCGGCGAGATCGGGCTCGACGTTCCGAAGGAGTTGGACCAGTGA
- a CDS encoding FAD-binding oxidoreductase, whose amino-acid sequence MADKHRISFEPVDLEMEVNEDEKILDAAFRQGIHLMHGCREGQCSACKSYVLDGEIQMERYSTFACNDAEVEEGYVLLCRAHAYSDCTIELLNFDEEELLNSAPLQEIRTEVLEIVPHTRDIVGLKLKPLDPAGYQFKPGQYAELTIPGSDEHRSFSMATTPSTADHIEFVIKKYPGGRFSALLDEGIAVGHTIDLRGPYGNFTLKSGHVLPLVLMAGGAGMAPVLALLRHLSDTGDTRRIRFYYGARTPADLFYLDEIRALGERLDDFEFVVALSESGEGVDDLGVTAEAGMVTDVVEAREPELHRTEVYLCGPPPMVDAALALAARQGVPDDQVFYDKFTTSVHD is encoded by the coding sequence ATGGCCGACAAGCATCGCATCTCCTTCGAACCGGTCGACCTCGAGATGGAGGTCAACGAGGACGAGAAGATCCTCGACGCCGCGTTCCGCCAAGGCATCCACCTCATGCACGGCTGCCGTGAGGGCCAGTGCTCGGCGTGCAAGTCCTACGTCCTCGACGGCGAGATCCAGATGGAGCGCTACTCGACGTTCGCCTGCAACGACGCGGAGGTCGAGGAGGGTTACGTGTTGCTCTGCCGGGCGCACGCCTACAGCGACTGCACGATCGAGCTGCTCAACTTCGACGAGGAGGAACTGCTCAACTCCGCCCCGCTGCAGGAGATCCGGACCGAGGTCCTCGAAATCGTGCCGCACACGCGCGACATCGTGGGCCTCAAGCTCAAGCCGCTCGACCCGGCCGGGTACCAGTTCAAGCCCGGCCAGTACGCCGAGCTCACCATCCCGGGCAGCGACGAGCACCGGTCGTTCTCGATGGCGACCACACCGTCCACTGCGGACCACATCGAGTTCGTCATCAAGAAGTACCCCGGCGGCCGGTTCTCCGCATTGCTGGACGAGGGGATCGCGGTCGGCCACACCATCGACCTGCGGGGCCCGTACGGCAACTTCACCCTCAAGAGCGGGCACGTGCTGCCCCTGGTGCTGATGGCGGGTGGCGCCGGCATGGCACCCGTGCTCGCGCTGCTGCGGCACCTGAGCGACACCGGCGACACCCGCCGGATCCGCTTCTACTACGGCGCCCGCACGCCCGCGGACCTCTTCTACCTGGACGAGATCCGCGCCCTCGGCGAACGGCTGGACGACTTCGAGTTCGTGGTCGCGCTCTCGGAATCCGGTGAGGGCGTCGATGACCTCGGTGTCACCGCGGAGGCCGGGATGGTCACCGACGTCGTCGAAGCCCGGGAGCCCGAGCTGCACCGGACTGAGGTCTACCTGTGCGGGCCCCCGCCCATGGTGGACGCCGCGCTGGCGTTGGCCGCCCGCCAAGGCGTTCCGGACGACCAGGTGTTCTACGACAAGTTCACGACCTCGGTCCACGACTGA
- a CDS encoding methane monooxygenase yields the protein MSRQSLTKAHNKITELSWEPTFATPATRFGTDYTFEKAPKKDPLKQIMRSYFPMEEEKDNRVFGAMDGAIRGNMFRQVQQRWLEWQKLFLSIIPFPEISAARAMPMAIDAVPNPEIHNGLAVQMIDEVRHSTIQMNLKKLYMNNYIDPAGFDITEKAFANNYAGTIGRQFGEGFITGDAITASNIYLTVVAETAFTNTLFVAMPDEAAANGDYLLPTVFHSVQSDESRHISNGYSILLMALADERNRPLLERDLRYAWWNNHCVVDAAIGTFIEYGTKDRRKDRESYAEMWRRWIYDDYYRSYLLPLEKYGLVIPHDLVEEAWNRITNKFYVHRVAQFFATGWPVNYWRIDGMTDTDFEWFEEKYPGWYNQFGKWWEAYNRLSRPGRNKPIAFEDVGYEYPHRCWTCMVPALIREDLVVDKVDDQWRTYCSEACAWTDKTAFRPEYEGRPTPNMGRLTGEREWETLHHGRDLADIVKDLGYVRDDGRTLIPQPHLDLDDPKKLWTLDDLKGIQFASPNVTLNQMTDAEREQWAAAYRANPNITAA from the coding sequence TTGAGCAGGCAGAGTCTCACCAAAGCGCACAACAAGATCACGGAACTGTCGTGGGAGCCGACGTTCGCCACCCCGGCGACGCGCTTCGGCACCGATTATACGTTCGAGAAAGCGCCCAAAAAGGACCCGCTGAAGCAGATCATGCGCTCCTACTTCCCGATGGAGGAGGAGAAGGACAACCGGGTCTTCGGTGCCATGGACGGTGCGATCCGCGGGAACATGTTCCGGCAGGTGCAGCAGCGCTGGCTGGAGTGGCAGAAGCTGTTCCTCTCGATCATCCCGTTCCCCGAGATCTCCGCCGCCCGGGCAATGCCGATGGCCATCGACGCGGTGCCGAACCCGGAGATCCACAACGGACTCGCGGTGCAGATGATCGACGAGGTCCGGCACTCGACGATCCAGATGAACCTCAAGAAGCTGTACATGAACAACTACATCGACCCGGCAGGGTTCGACATCACCGAGAAGGCGTTCGCGAACAACTACGCGGGCACCATCGGCCGCCAGTTCGGCGAGGGGTTCATCACCGGTGACGCGATCACCGCGTCGAACATCTACCTGACCGTGGTCGCGGAAACGGCGTTCACCAACACGCTGTTCGTCGCGATGCCCGACGAGGCCGCCGCCAACGGCGACTACCTGCTGCCGACGGTGTTCCACTCGGTGCAGTCCGACGAGTCCCGGCACATCAGCAACGGCTACTCGATCCTGCTGATGGCACTGGCCGACGAGCGCAACCGCCCGCTGCTCGAGCGGGACCTGCGCTACGCCTGGTGGAACAACCACTGCGTGGTGGACGCGGCCATCGGCACCTTCATCGAGTACGGCACGAAGGACCGCCGGAAGGACCGCGAGTCCTACGCCGAGATGTGGCGGCGCTGGATCTACGACGACTACTACCGCAGCTACCTGCTCCCGCTGGAGAAATACGGCCTGGTCATCCCGCACGACCTGGTCGAAGAGGCGTGGAACCGGATCACCAACAAGTTCTACGTCCACCGCGTCGCGCAGTTCTTCGCGACCGGCTGGCCGGTCAACTACTGGCGCATCGACGGCATGACCGACACGGACTTCGAGTGGTTCGAGGAGAAGTACCCGGGCTGGTACAACCAGTTCGGCAAGTGGTGGGAGGCCTACAACCGGCTGAGCCGGCCGGGCCGCAACAAGCCGATCGCGTTCGAGGACGTCGGCTACGAGTACCCGCACCGCTGCTGGACGTGCATGGTGCCCGCCCTCATCCGCGAGGACCTGGTCGTGGACAAGGTCGACGACCAGTGGCGGACCTACTGCTCGGAAGCCTGCGCCTGGACGGACAAGACCGCGTTCCGGCCGGAGTACGAGGGGCGGCCGACCCCCAACATGGGCCGGCTCACCGGAGAGCGCGAGTGGGAAACCCTGCACCACGGCCGGGACCTCGCCGACATCGTCAAGGACCTCGGCTACGTCCGCGACGACGGCCGGACCCTCATCCCGCAGCCGCACCTGGACCTCGACGACCCCAAGAAGCTGTGGACGCTCGACGACCTCAAGGGCATCCAGTTCGCCAGCCCGAACGTGACGCTCAACCAGATGACCGACGCCGAGCGCGAGCAGTGGGCCGCGGCGTACCGCGCCAACCCCAACATCACCGCGGCCTGA
- a CDS encoding sigma-54-dependent Fis family transcriptional regulator, with amino-acid sequence MTTHEDRPEPQPMRSLREKFLSRLVPEIPGVRDVITASWRRALEHQVGVEEPAPVFVADRDEESLLSHSATPVLANLSAELAAHPVAILLTDAHGLVVNRFSTDRALNTGLDRVSLAPGYSYAEDSVGTNGIGTALECQKSVLVSGFEHYNSSLTEFECAGAPIIHPIRGHLAGVLDLTSWADTSGPLLLTLARTTAKRIEEAMLASTGARELSLFREYLASCQRGSGAVLAVNQDVVMVNSHAEELFDVTDRAALITHTADMVGSAKPVTVVADLPSGIVARLEYRPVYSGSALAGGVFRVKSQTGSRRTTRQADLQLPGVVGASSLWRQACAAADASFTDRNWLALSGERGVGKTAMAQAVALRHGRRPVVLDCAAVADPEAWAHALTGDVTRGDAPALILQHADALTGDALQHVTDLLTTWQGASPAHAPIWVAATFGSQEPDPDVQGRLMPFFARAVDVPPLRHRSEDLNCLVPHFLARYANNRPLTTSDAALRQLMRLPWTGNVRQLEQVLAEVARTCRTGTIDVADLPTECRTFTKRRLSKLETIEREAIVRSLAANKGSKERAAADLGMSRATIYRKIRAFGIVPDYS; translated from the coding sequence GTGACAACGCACGAAGACCGGCCCGAGCCGCAGCCGATGCGCTCCCTGCGGGAGAAGTTCCTGTCCCGGCTCGTCCCCGAGATCCCCGGCGTGCGGGACGTGATCACCGCGTCCTGGCGGCGGGCGCTGGAACACCAGGTCGGCGTGGAAGAACCGGCGCCGGTGTTCGTCGCCGACCGCGACGAGGAGAGCCTCCTGTCGCACAGCGCCACGCCGGTGCTGGCCAACCTGTCCGCCGAACTGGCCGCCCACCCGGTGGCCATCCTGCTGACCGATGCCCACGGCCTGGTGGTGAACCGATTCAGCACGGACCGGGCCCTCAACACCGGCTTGGACCGCGTCTCGCTCGCGCCCGGCTACAGCTACGCCGAGGATTCGGTGGGCACCAACGGCATCGGCACCGCGCTGGAGTGCCAGAAGTCCGTGCTCGTCTCCGGGTTCGAGCACTACAACAGCAGCTTGACGGAGTTCGAGTGCGCCGGCGCACCGATCATCCACCCCATCCGCGGCCACCTGGCCGGCGTCCTCGACCTGACCTCGTGGGCCGACACCTCCGGGCCGCTGCTGCTGACGCTGGCGCGCACGACGGCCAAGCGGATCGAGGAGGCGATGCTGGCCAGCACCGGCGCCCGCGAGCTGAGCCTCTTCCGCGAATACCTCGCGTCCTGCCAGCGCGGCTCCGGGGCGGTGCTGGCCGTCAACCAGGACGTCGTCATGGTCAACAGCCACGCCGAGGAGCTGTTCGACGTCACCGACCGGGCGGCGCTGATCACCCACACGGCGGACATGGTCGGGTCGGCCAAGCCGGTGACCGTGGTGGCCGACCTCCCCTCCGGCATCGTCGCCCGGCTCGAGTACCGGCCGGTGTACAGCGGCTCGGCGCTCGCGGGCGGGGTCTTCCGGGTGAAGAGCCAGACCGGGTCCCGGCGCACGACCCGCCAGGCCGACCTCCAGCTGCCGGGCGTGGTCGGTGCCAGCTCGCTCTGGCGGCAGGCGTGCGCGGCCGCCGACGCGAGCTTCACCGACCGGAACTGGCTGGCGCTGAGCGGCGAGCGTGGCGTCGGCAAGACGGCGATGGCCCAGGCCGTCGCGCTCCGGCACGGCCGCCGTCCGGTCGTGCTCGACTGTGCCGCGGTGGCGGACCCCGAGGCCTGGGCGCACGCCTTGACCGGCGACGTGACGCGCGGAGACGCCCCCGCGCTGATCCTCCAGCACGCCGACGCGCTCACCGGCGACGCGTTGCAGCACGTCACCGACCTGCTGACGACCTGGCAAGGAGCGTCCCCGGCGCACGCGCCGATCTGGGTCGCCGCCACGTTCGGCTCCCAGGAGCCCGACCCGGACGTCCAGGGCCGGCTGATGCCGTTCTTCGCCCGAGCCGTCGACGTCCCGCCGCTGCGGCACCGGAGCGAGGACCTGAACTGCCTGGTGCCGCACTTCCTCGCCCGCTACGCGAACAACCGGCCCCTGACCACGTCGGACGCTGCCCTGCGCCAGCTCATGCGGCTGCCCTGGACGGGCAACGTCCGGCAGCTCGAGCAGGTGCTGGCCGAAGTGGCCCGGACGTGCCGGACGGGGACGATCGACGTAGCCGACCTGCCCACGGAATGCCGCACGTTCACCAAACGCCGGCTGAGCAAGCTGGAGACGATCGAACGCGAAGCCATCGTGCGCAGCCTCGCGGCCAACAAGGGCAGCAAGGAACGCGCCGCCGCCGACCTCGGCATGTCCCGCGCCACGATCTACCGGAAGATCCGGGCGTTCGGCATCGTCCCCGACTACTCCTGA